A stretch of Microbulbifer sp. SAOS-129_SWC DNA encodes these proteins:
- a CDS encoding 2OG-Fe(II) oxygenase, giving the protein MLNLAELKSAAVKTDPFPYFHLEKSVQPEHINALIDEFPVLDQGGSFNFADFDTPAKLRAFIEEFDSPEVRRIIEQKFDVDLAGKPMMATLRGYSRAKDGRIHTDSKTKVITILVYLNKDWEPESGRLRILRSGTDMDDYAEELLPGPGALVAFKVTDNCWHGYPSFEGRRQAIQINFLTGDSARSKHQFFHGISAKLKKLFR; this is encoded by the coding sequence ATGCTCAACCTCGCCGAACTCAAGTCCGCCGCGGTGAAAACCGACCCCTTTCCGTATTTCCACCTCGAAAAATCGGTGCAGCCGGAACATATCAACGCGCTGATCGACGAGTTTCCGGTGCTGGACCAGGGCGGCAGCTTCAATTTTGCCGACTTCGACACCCCGGCCAAGCTGCGCGCCTTTATCGAGGAATTCGACAGCCCCGAGGTGCGCCGCATCATTGAGCAGAAGTTCGACGTGGACCTGGCCGGCAAGCCGATGATGGCCACGCTGCGCGGCTACTCGCGGGCCAAGGACGGACGCATCCACACCGACTCCAAGACCAAGGTGATCACCATCCTGGTATACCTGAATAAAGACTGGGAGCCGGAATCCGGACGCCTGCGCATCCTGCGCAGCGGCACCGATATGGACGACTACGCCGAAGAGCTGCTGCCGGGGCCGGGTGCACTGGTCGCGTTCAAGGTGACGGACAACTGCTGGCACGGCTACCCCAGCTTCGAGGGCCGCCGCCAGGCGATCCAGATCAACTTCCTGACCGGCGACAGCGCCCGCAGCAAGCACCAGTTCTTCCACGGCATCAGCGCCAAGCTCAAGAAGCTGTTTCGTTAA
- a CDS encoding outer membrane beta-barrel protein has product MKKVLFALAMLCSAAASAVEWNNPIEGICAGEYRVIGTLGAGIGEQQVNDDRDTFAYGSVGITPTVGLWQVELRYSNFSDEGISVDQYGVNFKVDFTLDCDVQCLYWMAGWSYAEIDLDAIRDNGWLIPVDEHGYDNYWNAGVGYRYMWTRDFDTSIEYNYNDVGRVNHYGLGHLRSLTINLSYRF; this is encoded by the coding sequence ATGAAAAAAGTTCTGTTTGCTCTCGCCATGCTGTGTTCGGCAGCCGCCTCGGCGGTGGAGTGGAACAATCCGATCGAGGGAATCTGCGCCGGTGAATACCGGGTGATCGGCACCCTCGGCGCCGGTATCGGTGAACAGCAGGTCAACGATGACCGGGATACCTTTGCCTACGGCAGTGTGGGGATTACGCCGACGGTGGGGCTGTGGCAGGTAGAGCTGCGCTACTCCAACTTTTCCGACGAGGGCATTTCCGTCGACCAGTACGGGGTTAACTTCAAAGTGGACTTCACCCTCGACTGCGACGTGCAGTGTCTCTACTGGATGGCTGGCTGGAGTTATGCCGAAATCGACCTGGATGCCATACGCGATAACGGCTGGCTGATCCCGGTCGACGAACACGGCTACGACAACTACTGGAATGCCGGCGTCGGCTATCGCTATATGTGGACGCGGGATTTCGACACGTCGATCGAGTACAACTACAACGACGTCGGCAGGGTAAACCACTACGGTCTCGGGCATTTGCGCTCGCTGACAATCAACCTCAGCTATCGCTTCTGA
- a CDS encoding type II toxin-antitoxin system HicB family antitoxin produces the protein MRYPVVVHQIDYAGFGAIAPDLPHCHCHADSLDATLQKMAETIAQRLEELRVAGDAPPPPGDVDTLRGNPAFVDGIWAIIDVDDAESPAPRKTER, from the coding sequence ATGCGCTACCCCGTCGTGGTTCACCAGATTGATTACGCCGGCTTCGGTGCTATTGCCCCGGACCTCCCCCATTGCCACTGCCACGCGGATTCCCTCGATGCCACCCTGCAGAAAATGGCCGAGACCATCGCGCAGCGACTGGAAGAGTTGCGCGTGGCCGGTGATGCGCCGCCGCCGCCCGGCGATGTCGATACGCTGCGCGGCAATCCGGCGTTTGTCGACGGTATCTGGGCCATTATTGATGTCGACGATGCGGAGTCACCGGCACCGCGGAAAACCGAGCGCTGA
- the cysQ gene encoding 3'(2'),5'-bisphosphate nucleotidase CysQ produces MDKALLEQVIEICERAGEAILAVYNSSAELQVETKADDSPVTAADLAAHKVLAPALAELLDGVPVLSEEQELPSFDERQQWQRYWIVDPLDGTKEFIRRTGEFTVNVALIDNGEPVLGVVYVPVLNITYAGSKTDGAFKRTADGESAIRVRSLQPRLEAGEAVELVASRSHGAGAVDQLVERIEGALGSVACKNMGSSLKLCLVAEGAADLYPRLAPTCEWDTAAAQAVVEAAGGTVVDEQFELLRYNSKDSLLNPFFYVIGDSSFNWRDLLTK; encoded by the coding sequence ATGGACAAGGCATTACTGGAACAGGTCATCGAAATCTGCGAGCGCGCCGGCGAGGCGATTCTCGCCGTGTACAACAGCAGCGCCGAGCTGCAAGTGGAAACCAAGGCGGACGATTCCCCTGTCACCGCCGCCGACCTGGCCGCGCACAAGGTGCTGGCCCCGGCGCTGGCCGAACTGCTCGACGGTGTGCCGGTGCTGTCGGAAGAGCAGGAGCTACCGTCTTTCGACGAGCGCCAGCAATGGCAGCGCTACTGGATCGTCGACCCGCTCGACGGCACCAAGGAATTTATCCGCCGCACCGGCGAGTTCACCGTCAATGTGGCACTGATCGACAACGGCGAGCCGGTGCTGGGGGTGGTCTATGTGCCGGTGCTGAATATCACCTATGCGGGCAGCAAGACCGACGGCGCATTCAAGCGCACTGCCGACGGCGAATCCGCGATCCGCGTGCGCAGCCTGCAGCCGCGCCTGGAGGCCGGCGAGGCTGTAGAGCTGGTTGCCAGCCGCAGCCACGGCGCCGGTGCCGTGGACCAGCTGGTGGAACGCATCGAGGGCGCTCTGGGCAGCGTGGCGTGCAAGAATATGGGCAGCTCGCTGAAGCTGTGCCTGGTGGCGGAGGGTGCCGCCGACCTGTATCCGCGCCTCGCGCCCACCTGCGAATGGGATACCGCCGCGGCGCAGGCGGTGGTGGAAGCCGCCGGCGGCACCGTCGTCGACGAGCAATTCGAGCTGCTGCGCTACAACAGCAAGGACTCCCTGCTGAACCCGTTCTTCTATGTAATCGGTGACTCGTCGTTCAACTGGCGCGACTTGCTCACCAAGTAA
- the cysK gene encoding cysteine synthase A, giving the protein MKAANILETIGNTPHVRINRLFRPDIEVWMKVERFNPGASIKDRIALAMVEAAEASGELKPGGVIIEPTSGNTGIGLAMVAAVKGYRLILTMPESMSMERRQIMKALGAELVLTPKETGMPGAIEQAQELLNAHDNSWMPQQFRNPANVQVHRDTTAREIIADFPEGLDYLITGVGTGGHITGCSEVLKQAFPQLQTFAVEPEKSAVISGCEKGPHRLQGIGAGFIPDILNVGTLDGTVQVSEEESFDMARQCALQEGIFVGISSGASLAAVKKREADFAPGSRVLVFSYDTGERYLSIDDLFPA; this is encoded by the coding sequence TGTGGATGAAGGTGGAGCGCTTCAACCCGGGCGCCAGCATCAAGGACCGCATCGCGCTGGCGATGGTCGAGGCGGCCGAGGCCAGCGGCGAGCTGAAGCCCGGCGGCGTGATCATCGAGCCTACCTCCGGCAATACCGGCATCGGCCTGGCGATGGTGGCGGCGGTGAAGGGCTACCGCCTGATCCTGACCATGCCGGAATCCATGTCGATGGAACGGCGCCAGATCATGAAGGCGCTGGGGGCGGAGCTGGTGCTCACACCGAAGGAAACCGGCATGCCCGGCGCGATCGAACAAGCGCAGGAGCTGCTGAATGCGCACGACAACAGCTGGATGCCGCAGCAGTTCCGCAACCCGGCCAACGTGCAGGTGCACCGCGACACCACGGCGCGGGAGATCATCGCGGATTTCCCCGAGGGGCTCGATTACCTGATCACTGGCGTCGGCACCGGCGGCCATATCACCGGCTGCAGCGAGGTGTTGAAGCAGGCGTTCCCGCAACTGCAGACCTTCGCCGTGGAACCGGAGAAGTCCGCGGTGATCAGCGGCTGCGAAAAGGGTCCGCACCGCCTGCAGGGTATCGGCGCCGGCTTTATCCCCGACATCCTCAATGTGGGCACCCTCGACGGTACCGTCCAGGTGAGCGAGGAGGAGAGTTTCGACATGGCGCGCCAGTGCGCGCTGCAGGAGGGCATCTTCGTCGGTATCTCATCCGGTGCCAGCCTCGCTGCGGTGAAAAAGCGCGAGGCGGATTTCGCCCCCGGCAGCCGTGTGCTGGTGTTCAGCTACGACACCGGCGAGCGCTATCTGTCCATCGACGACCTGTTCCCCGCCTAG